CTGGACCCCACGTGGGTTCCGCTCAGCCGGGAGTTCTGGTCGAGCCGGGAGGCCGAGCAGCATCTGGTGTACGGCACGCCGGAGGGCCAGCCGCTCACGCAGTCGCCGTATTTCGAGCCGGAGTACAACCGGCTGGAGACGCAGGCGGAGTCGATCATTCTGGACAACGGCGAGCTCGAGTCGCGGATCGTGATGAACATGCACGGCTATCCCTGCACGTATCTGCGGCGAAGCGTGGAGCGCTACCCGGAGGATCGTCAGCGGGCGGCGTTCGAGCGGGCGCTCAATATCGCTCCGAACGCGCGGCTGGTTTCGCTGGATCACACCGATCCGTACGACTACACCGAGGATTCCAAGGTGGACATGACCGTTGCGGCGGACCGGTATGCACTGGGCGACGCGGGAACGCACATGTTCCGGCTGCCGCTCATGTCGCACCCGCTGGCGGACTTCTTCCTTTCGGATGTGGTGGAGCCGCTGGACAAGCCCGAGCGGACGTACGGCCTGCGCATGCGGGCGACGCGGCTCGTGCGCTATGACGAGACGATCAAGCTGCCACCGGGGTGGAAGGTCGAGCACGTTCCCGATGCCGTGAAAATGGACGGCCCCGCGGCGTCGATTTCATTCGAGGCGACGCCGGGTAACGGTGAACTTCATTACCGGTTTGAGCTGGCATTGAAGAAGCACATTATCGGCCCCGAGGAGTATCCGGCGCTGCGGAAGGCGCTTAAGGCCATGCACGCGATCTCGGACGACTGGGTGCTGTGTTCCTCCGGGGGAGGGGACGAACCGAGCGCGAAGACGGCCTCGGTGATCGAAGAAGGGAAGGTGCGGCATGAGTAAGTACAACGGCCGCGTAAGTGCGTTTCTACTGGCGGCATTGCTCGTTGGGCCGGCCGTCCCGCTTTCATTCAGCGCCGATGCACAGAAGGCTCCGGTTGCCGACGCTGTCATCGAGCAGTGGCAGCAACATTGGACGATCGAAGCTGACGGTTCCGTTCGACGGCGTGAAGTTCAGCGGGTGAAGCTGATGAATACGCGGCCGATCCGTCGGTTCGCCGATCCGCGCATCGACTTCCGGGGTGGGTCCGAGGAAGTCATAATTCACGAAGCGAAGACGATTGCGCCGGACGGGCGGACGCTGGACGTCCCTGACTATTCGCGCAATCTCGCCGGTCCGGGCGATACCGCAGGCTGGCCCGCCTACGCCGACTGGCAGCAGCTTGTCGTTTCCTTCAGCGGCATCGAGCCCGGAGCGGTGCTGGTGCTGGATTATGAAGTCACATCCCCGCCCGGAGGGTGGATGTTTCCGGGCGACAACATCCGCCTGGACGATGAATATCCGATCGAACATCGGGAGGTAAGCGTTACGGTGCCCTCGGGCACGCCGCTCCAATTCGTGCAGGGCGACACGGGTTGTGCGTGGAGCCGGCAGCATCGCAGTGAAGCCGACGGGCGGACGACGTATGAATGGGAATGGTCGGACATTGAGCCGGTCCACGTGGAGCCTCAGTCTGTTCCGGGAGTAGAGGAAGGAGCCCGGCTCGTCTTCACGACCGCACCGGACGACCGATCGTTCGTGACGGCGCTGCTCGAGACCGTAGAGTCGGCGGCGAAGGCCGATGAGGCACTTCGGGCGTTCGTGGACAAGGCGACAAAAGACGAGCTTGGTGACGAGGCGCGTGTGCGGCGGATTGTCGAGGTGCTCGGCAAGCGGTTCAGTGTCGTGGGTGCGTCGCGGCTCTGGAGGAATCCGAGTTGTCGACCGGCGGCGGAGATCTTTCGCGCCAACTACGGCCATCCGCTCGAGGCGGCGGCATTGCTCGCCGCGGCGATCAAGGCATTGGACGTTCCGGTCTCCGTCAAGCTGCTGGCAAACGACGATCTTTGGAACCCGGCCGCGCCGTCGTTTGAAGCGCTGGAGAGCGTTGTCGTTGCGGCGCGTGTCGGAGATGAGACGCACTACTTTGACATCCGACACGGCGAATGGCACCGCACGCCGCAGAACCGGAATCTCGCGTTGCTCACGATCGATGACAACGGCGATGTGGATCAGGGGGCTCTTGCCACCGATGACGCGGATCCCAGCACATTGGATATTCGCGGAGCGATTGCCTTGTCGAAGGACGGCACCGCCAAAGGGACCCTGGTCCTGGCGCTTTCGGGGGTCTTCGTCGATCCCGGGAAAATCGATGATACGGACGGCCAGCGGTCGACCTTGGCGCGGTACGTCCATAGTGTGCTGTCCGGTTTCGAAATCGGGGAGATCGCGGTGAAGGAGCTCTCCCCCGGAACGCTGCGGGCATCGGTGGAGGTTTCCACCAAGGAGCCTCTTTCTGTGCTCGACAAGGTCCGCGTGCTCCGACTCGGCACGGGTCCGGCGCATCTTGCCGCGGTTCCTTTGCCGCTGGAGGTCTCTGAGCGGAGCGGGGACGTGCAGTTGGCCGACGCCTTCGGCGAAGAAATTCTGCTGCGGATCGAGCTGCCCAAGGGGGCATCGCCGGTGATCGTTCCGGCTGCGATGGACTACTCGGCCGCGCTGCCCGGCGGGCGGATGTCGTCGACGGACCACTCGGCGGACTTCACGGTTCGACAGGACGTGCGAGTCGAAGACGGCGTCGTGACCTGGCACCGGAAGATCGCATCCGGTTCGGACCGGATTCCGGCCAATGTGTACTCGCCCGGCGTGCGCAACGTGATGAACGACCTTCGCACGGACGCGAGCCTGGTTCTGGCGATCGCGGAGTAGACTCGGCACGTGTCGTCAGGCGCTGATCCGCGAAAGTCCGAGCGTGGTCAGGAAGCCGACAACGGCAAGTCCGGCGCCGGTGGCGAAGTCCGCACCAGTGCTGGTGGCGTCAAACGGCCAGATTCCCACGACGGAGCCCAGCAGGATGCCCAACAGGACTCCGAGGGTCGGTCGCCGATGCCGGTGCAGCAGCCATTTGAGGAGGTTGGAGAATCCGACCAGGCTAAGCGCCGCGCCGATGGCCGTGGGGATGATCACGCCGAATATGGCCGCGACGTCGCCTTCCCGACCGGCGGAGAGCACCCAGCTCTTGGCCAGTGAGATCGACGCCAGAATCGTTTCGTATCGTCCGAGGACGAGCAGCATGTAGGCGCCGGAAACACCAGGCAGGACCATGGCCGACATCCCCAGCACTCCAGCAAAGAAATCCCTGGCATAACTGGGTTGGACAACCAGGGTTCCGGCCGCCACCGCTTCCTTGATCGCCGCGCGGTCCACGGACTCCGGTCCGGTGGTGGCGATCAGCACCATGAGTCCGAATCCGACGACGACGCCTGCGATCGCCGAAGCAGGCTTGCCACCGATCATACCGGTCAGCTGGGGCGCGCCGCCCAGTGTCAGGCCGATGAACAGGGCGTACATGGCGCTCTGATGGAGGGTGACCAGCCGCACAACCGCTCCCGAAAGGAGAACGATGGTGAGCGCCACAACCATCACCAACAGGCCCAGGAAGAGCAGACTTCGGCGGGTGAACCGCAGCCGCGCGGCATCGGCGACGCTATCGATGAAGGTGTCGTAGAGACCCATGACCACGATCATCGTCCCGCCGGAGATCCCGGGGACGAGATTGGCAAGTCCCATGAGGACTCCGGCGATCGAGGTGCGCAGGATCGGGACGGGCTTGAGGGGGGACGGAAGGGCCTCGGCGGGGATTGTATCGATTCGAGTCATCCATGCATCCTTGCGATCTTGCCGGCAAGAGCGAGCCCGAGCGGGGAGGTCCACCCGATTGGATCTCCAGCCGGGTTATCCGGCAGGGCGGATGATGGGCGATTCCCGGCGTTGAAACAACTGGCCGAGTTCATCGACGAGGCCCGGGAGGGCACGGGCTCGAACGGTGGGGCGGGAAAGCGGGCCGGTGACCTTCAATTCAACAAACTCTCGCGAAGCGCCTTCCATCAGGTCAGTCAGGACGGGCAGGCGCGTCCACCGGTTCGGGTTCGTATGAATGAGGTTGAGGTCGAGCCCCTTGTCGGGAATGGACAACTCGCCCGATCCGGTCAGCATGAGCGCCTTGCTGCGAAGTTCGACGTTGGCGAGCTGCACCCGCCGGCCGACGATATAGAAATCGGCGAAAGCGCCGTCGAAAACATCGTCCTGCGGGGGGGTGAGGTTGATCACCTGCAGGATGGCGAGGATGACGGGCAGTCGGTAAAGGTAGCCGTCCCGAATCTCCACGCTGCCGCCTCCGCGAAGCGAGAGGGGGTCTCCCAGCGTTCCCGAAACGTGGACACGGGCGTCCAGGCGACCTCGGGTTGGAGGCTTCTTGTCGGCGGGGCGGTCGGTGTCCTCGGTGAGAGACTTGATCATCGGTGCGATCTGCACCTCGCGCAATGTCATCGACGTTCCATAGGACGGGCTTGCGCCGGTGAAGTCGAGATAGCCCTGGCCTCCGATGCGGCCGTCGTAGAGCGATGCTTCCGTGTTCTTGAAGTCCAGCCGGCCACTTCCGCCCGGCAGGCGTCCGAGCGACCAGTCCGTGTGGAGGTCCTTCACGCGCTGCCCGAACAAGCTCAAGGCTTCGAGTTGAAGGTCTCCGGAAAGCGAAGTGCTGCCATCGGCGTCGTGCAACGAACCGTGAATGGTCAAGGCTCCGAAGGCGTCACGAACGCCCCGCTCCACGAGGGATACGCCTCCCAGATCGACCCGAGCGTCAACCTCGGTGGTCCATCGCTTTGCGCCATTCGGGCGAACCAACTTCACGCGATTAAGGTGTATGTCCGCCGTCCCAGCCGGTTGGAGTTGATCCCAGCGAGAACGAAATGCCTCGGGCAGGGCGTCGCGAAGGGCTGATCCCAATCCCAGATTGGAGGCGTGCAGTTCCAGTTCACCATGAGCACCGGATTCGTTTCCCCCCAGCGCCAACGATGCCCGGACCGAGGCTCCGCCCCACCTCCCCGTCAGGTTCTGTGCCGATACACCCTTGGCATCCAGACGGATCGTTCCAATGGCGTCCTCCAGGGGCAGTGGCAGCGCCGCGTTTCTCAGCGTGGCTGCGTGAAGGTCGACTTCGGCACGGGCGAGTCGTACGGCGTCGCCGCCCCGCTTTCGCTCCAGTTGGAGGCGAATGTCCATCGGGCCATTGCTATTCCAGCCGTGGAGACGCTCGGTCAATGACGCGGGCATGGCAGCGAGCGTTTCGTCGCTGGGCCGCAGACCTGCCGCGGATACGTTCAGGTCCACCGCGCCGGCGGGCAACCCATACGACCATCGTCCGTCGGCCGTGATTCGTGCTTTGTCGGTCACGCCGGTCACGTGATGCAGCGTCAGTGTGGTCGGCGAGAGGTGAAGGGAACCGGAAACGCCGTGGACTTCCGCCGGCCACTGCGGCAGACGCAAGCGGGTGTTGTTGAGCGTGATTCCGGCATCGTAGGATGGCGATCCCGACTCGGCGTCGTAGAAGATCCGGGCATCCAGGTCGATGGTCCCGCCCTGAACGACTCCCGCAATCCTGGTCCGGGCTTCCTCCGGCAGTGCCTCCAGTAGTTTCTGATCGATGGGCAGATCAATTGCGCTGAGAAGCAGGTCTGTTTGTCCGGACGCATCGTCGCTGACCGGCGCGGTTCCATTCAGTGCCAACCTCGCGCTGCCCGAACGCCCGCGAACATTCTCGAGCAGGAGCATGTCATTCTCGATCGCGATGTTTCCTGAAATGTCTTCCACACGGTAGGGCAGGTGCTCGTATTGCGCATTCCCCTCGCGCAGCACGAGCCGGGTGGCTCCGTGCCAGTCCTTGGGTTGCATGATGTCTTCGCAGCGCTCCCGGGTCAGCTCCAGATCGGCGCTGAACATGCCGCCGAGATGGAACGTGCGACAGATTTGCTCGTAACGGTCCGGCAGCGCGGCCAGTAGATCGTCATCGGCCGGCACGTCTCGTGCCTTGACGCGCATGATTCCTTCCGCGCATCGCGTGGAGTCCGAAAGCCAGGCGCTGAACTCGATCTCGCTTCCGTTGCGCGTGCCCCGCAGAAGCGGAACGACCACGCCATCGGGCGTCATTTCAATGGTTCCCGTGATGTCGTACACGCGGTACGGGAACCAGCGGGGAAGGGCGTCTCCCCCGTGGGCGGTCAGCAGGAGATTGCGGACTTCGAAGGGGGCATCGGCGCCAAGTTCCTTGGCCACGTTGAGATCCAGGTCGATGAAGCCGTGCGGGTCGTAGTCGCAGATGAACTCTCCGACCGGGGGAAAGCGGTCAAGGAAGCGGGCCTGGGATACATCCACGCGGGCGTCAAGCGTGGGAAGCTCCGCATCCCGCAAGGTCAGCTGCACGTCAACGGCCACGTCGTCGAGCGACTTGAGCTGCCCGCCACCCCCGACCAGCGTGGCCACGACCTCGCAGCGACTGTCATGGAACATCCCGTGG
The genomic region above belongs to Phycisphaerae bacterium and contains:
- a CDS encoding DUF3857 domain-containing protein, which codes for MSKYNGRVSAFLLAALLVGPAVPLSFSADAQKAPVADAVIEQWQQHWTIEADGSVRRREVQRVKLMNTRPIRRFADPRIDFRGGSEEVIIHEAKTIAPDGRTLDVPDYSRNLAGPGDTAGWPAYADWQQLVVSFSGIEPGAVLVLDYEVTSPPGGWMFPGDNIRLDDEYPIEHREVSVTVPSGTPLQFVQGDTGCAWSRQHRSEADGRTTYEWEWSDIEPVHVEPQSVPGVEEGARLVFTTAPDDRSFVTALLETVESAAKADEALRAFVDKATKDELGDEARVRRIVEVLGKRFSVVGASRLWRNPSCRPAAEIFRANYGHPLEAAALLAAAIKALDVPVSVKLLANDDLWNPAAPSFEALESVVVAARVGDETHYFDIRHGEWHRTPQNRNLALLTIDDNGDVDQGALATDDADPSTLDIRGAIALSKDGTAKGTLVLALSGVFVDPGKIDDTDGQRSTLARYVHSVLSGFEIGEIAVKELSPGTLRASVEVSTKEPLSVLDKVRVLRLGTGPAHLAAVPLPLEVSERSGDVQLADAFGEEILLRIELPKGASPVIVPAAMDYSAALPGGRMSSTDHSADFTVRQDVRVEDGVVTWHRKIASGSDRIPANVYSPGVRNVMNDLRTDASLVLAIAE
- a CDS encoding DUF368 domain-containing protein, which gives rise to MTRIDTIPAEALPSPLKPVPILRTSIAGVLMGLANLVPGISGGTMIVVMGLYDTFIDSVADAARLRFTRRSLLFLGLLVMVVALTIVLLSGAVVRLVTLHQSAMYALFIGLTLGGAPQLTGMIGGKPASAIAGVVVGFGLMVLIATTGPESVDRAAIKEAVAAGTLVVQPSYARDFFAGVLGMSAMVLPGVSGAYMLLVLGRYETILASISLAKSWVLSAGREGDVAAIFGVIIPTAIGAALSLVGFSNLLKWLLHRHRRPTLGVLLGILLGSVVGIWPFDATSTGADFATGAGLAVVGFLTTLGLSRISA